Proteins from a single region of Hordeum vulgare subsp. vulgare chromosome 6H, MorexV3_pseudomolecules_assembly, whole genome shotgun sequence:
- the LOC123403664 gene encoding NDR1/HIN1-like protein 26 — MSRITDDPEHSPRDCATKHRHHNSAGRRRLLIGALSAAASLLALAIILWLTLRPSSPRFTLLAATATAPNATAGGIVRLDAAFVAHNPNAHAAVLYDRLQAHASYAGVQLAAAAPLPPFQQAQGDAVLTASLSASSAAASLAETAEAGRATLLLRLRVEGQLRWKVAAWVSGSRALAAECVAVVVPSQLTAVVVQGSQCATTLE; from the coding sequence ATGTCCCGCATCACGGATGACCCCGAGCACTCCCCGAGGGACTGCGCCACCAAGCACCGGCACCACAACTCGGCTGGGCGCCGCCGGCTGCTGATCGGGGCGCTGTCGGCGGCGGCCTCGCTGCTGGCCCTGGCCATCATACTCTGGCTCACCCTCCGCCCTTCCAGCCCGCGCTTCACGCTGCTGGCCGCCACGGCCACCGCCCCCAACGCCACCGCCGGCGGCATCGTGCGGCTCGACGCGGCCTTCGTCGCGCACAACCCCAACGCGCACGCTGCCGTGCTCTACGACCGGCTCCAGGCGCACGCGTCCTACGCCGGGGTCCAGCTCGCGGCCGCCGCGCCGCTCCCGCCGTTCCAACAGGCCCAGGGCGATGCCGTGCTCACCGCCTCGCTCTCGGCTTCATCTGCGGCAGCGTCATTGGCCGAAACTGCAGAGGCCGGGCGGGCGACGCTGCTGCTGAGACTGCGCGTCGAGGGGCAGCTCCGGTGGAAGGTGGCCGCCTGGGTGTCAGGCAGCCGCGCCCTCGCCGCCGAGTGCGTCGCTGTCGTCGTGCCGTCGCAGCTCACGGCCGTCGTCGTGCAGGGTTCCCAGTGCGCCACCACCCTCGAGTGA